The proteins below come from a single Microtus ochrogaster isolate Prairie Vole_2 chromosome 8, MicOch1.0, whole genome shotgun sequence genomic window:
- the Il21r gene encoding interleukin-21 receptor has translation MPQGLAAPLLLLILQGARGCLDLTCYTNYLWTVTCVLKTQTLHPYTLSLTWQDEYEELQDKETSCSLHRSDHNATHVLYTCHMPLSGFMADDVFIVNKMNHSDNSSQECGSFVLAENIKPARPFNVTVTFSGRYDISWRSDYYEDPAFYVLRGKLQYELQYRNLKDPYAVRPVTKLISVDSNNVSLLAEDFHKDSTYQLQVRAAPQPGTLFRGIWSEWSDPVIFQTQAGEPEADLDPHLLLLLLLLFVLVPCLIFLGLKIDLPWRLWKKVWLPVPSPESFFQPLYKEHSGNFKKWVDTPFTASSLELTPQSPTATSVLQVHDSCSPSYPAKEKKFLGPPGLEEQLECDGLSELGHCCTVPLAAGPGPSAYSEERDRPYGLVSIDTVTVGDAEGPCAWPYGCGDDGYPALNLDAGPESGPNVEDLLLVTNTTFLSCGCVSGGGLRLGGTPGSLLDRLRLPLAQERDWTAGPPWRTGSPGGGSESEAGSPPGLDMDTFDSGFAGSDCGSPVESDEGPPRSYIRQWVVRTPPPVDSGAQAS, from the exons ATGCCACAGGGCTTGGCTGCTCCCTTGCTCCTGCTGATCCTCCAGGGAG CTCGGGGCTGCCTGGACCTCACCTGCTACACTAACTACCTCTGGACTGTCACCTGTGTCCTGAAGACACAGACCCTCCACCCCTACACACTTTCTCTCACCTG GCAAGATGAGTACGAGGAGCTGCAGGACAAAGAAACCTCTTGCAGCCTGCATAGGTCGGACCACAACGCCACACACGTGCTGTACACGTGTCACATGCCCTTGTCTGGATTCATGGCTGACGACGTTTTCATTGTCAACAAGATGAACCACTCTGACAACAGCTCCCAGGAGTGTGGCAGCTTTGTCCTGGCTGAGAACA TCAAGCCAGCTCGCCCTTTCAATGTGACCGTGACCTTCTCTGGACGTTATGATATCTCCTGGCGTTCAGATTATTATGAAGACCCTGCCTTCTACGTGCTGAGGGGCAAGCTACAATATGAGCTGCAGTATCGGAACCTCAAAGACCCCTATGCTGTG AGGCCAGTGACCAAGCTGATCTCAGTGGACTCAAACAACGTCTCCCTTCTCGCTGAAGATTTCCACAAAGACTCCACCTACCAGCTGCAGGTGCGGGCAGCACCCCAGCCAGGCACTTTATTCAGGGGGATCTGGAGTGAGTGGAGTGACCCTGTCATCTTTCAGACCCAGGCTGGGG AGCCCGAGGCAGACTTGGACCCTcacctgctgttgctgctgcttcttctgttCGTCTTGGTGCCCTGCCTGATTTTCTTGGGTCTGAAGATCGACCTGCCTTGGAG ACTATGGAAGAAGGTTTGGCTACCAGTGCCCAGCCCTGAGAGTTTCTTCCAGCCCCTGTACAAGGAACACAGTGGGAACTTCAAG AAATGGGTGGATACCCCTTTCACGGCCTCTAGCCTGGAGCTGACACCACAGAGTCCCACAGCGACTTCAGTCTTACAAGTGCACGACAGCTGTTCGCCCTCATACCCAGCCAAGGAAAAGAAGTTCCTGGGGCCGCCAGGcctggaagaacagctggagtGTGATGGGTTGTCTGAGCTTGGCCACTGCTGCACAGTCCCCTTGGCAGCCGGCCCAGGCCCCTCCGCCTACAGTGAGGAGAGAGACCGGCCATATGGTCTGGTGTCCATTGACACAGTGACTGTTGGGGATGCAGAGGGACCATGTGCCTGGCCCTATGGCTGTGGGGATGACGGCTACCCAGCCCTGAACCTGGATGCCGGTCCAGAGTCTGGCCCTAATGTGGAGGATCTGCTCTTGGTCACAAACACCACTTTTCTGTCCTGTGGCTGTGTCTCAGGTGGTGGCCTCAGGCTGGGAGGTACCCCAGGCAGCCTCCTGGACAGGTTGAGGCTGCCCCTTGCTCAGGAAAGGGACTGGACAGCAGGCCCACCCTGGAGAACGGGGTCCCCAGGAGGGGGGTCTGAGAGTGAGGCGGGCTCACCCCCTGGCCTGGACATGGACACTTTTGACAGCGGCTTTGCAGGATCAGACTGTGGCAGCCCTGTGGAGAGTGATGAAGGGCCCCCTCGCAGCTACATACGCCAGTGGGTGGTCAGGACCCCTCCACCTGTGGACAGCGGCGCCCAGGCCAGCTAG